From one Lycium ferocissimum isolate CSIRO_LF1 chromosome 7, AGI_CSIRO_Lferr_CH_V1, whole genome shotgun sequence genomic stretch:
- the LOC132065140 gene encoding protein NUCLEAR FUSION DEFECTIVE 4-like, producing the protein MAFGFTYNSPVGKWLGFVAAVWVQAISGNNYTFSNYSDALKSLMALTQLQLNNLSVAKDVGKAFGILAGLASDRLSTPVILLIGGIEGFIGYGVQWLVVSGIIKPLPYWIMCIFLCMGGNSTTWMNTAILVTCIRNFRKNRGPVTGILKGYVGLSTAIFTDICSALFASDPSTFLLLLAVVPFSVCLAAIVFLREIPPSSTSVEEKEEVKYFGVINVIAVVIAVYLLIFDISAPHGRIFSQIFAAILLVLLGSPLLIPIYLMVKKSIRGNSENLDVEGSNNIVEPLLLGEETVKKEVVVVEEHAVAVVEVDEEKEPLVIGEDHTIFEAMRTLDFWILFVSFLCGVGTGLTVMNNLGQMGLALGYVDVSIFVSLTSIWGFFGRIVSGSVSEYFIKKAAVPRPIWNAASQILMAVGYILLAMAMPGSLYIGSIVVGICYGVRLAISVPTASELFGLKYYGLIYNVLILNLPLGSFLFSGLLAGLLYDSQATKTAGGGNTCVGAHCYRLVFIVMSIACIVGFALDILLTIRTKNLYARIYASRKAKKTSTVLS; encoded by the exons ATGGCTTTCGGATTTACTTACAATTCGCCTGTCGGAAAATGGCTTGGCTTTGTCGCCGCTGTATGGGTACAAGCCATTTCCGGCAACAATTACACTTTCTCTAACTATTCCGATGCACTAAAGTCCTTAATGGCTTTAACTCAGCTTCAATTAAACAACCTTTCTGTCGCTAAGGATGTCGGAAAAGCTTTCGGAATACTCGCCGGACTTGCTTCCGACAGGTTATCAACTCCAGTTATTCTTTTAATTGGTGGAATTGAAGGTTTTATTGGTTATGGTGTTCAATGGTTAGTCGTTAGTGGTATTATTAAACCATTACCATACTGGATCATGTGTATATTTTTATGCATGGGTGGTAATAGTACTACATGGATGAATACTGCTATTTTAGTTACGTGTATAAGGAATTTCAGGAAAAATAGAGGACCTGTTACGGGAATTTTAAAAGGTTATGTGGGTTTAAGTACTGCTATTTTCACTGATATTTGTTCAGCTTTATTTGCAAGTGACCCCTCAACTTTTCTACTCCTGCTCGCTGTAGTCCCTTTTTCTGTTTGTTTAGCAGCGATTGTGTTTCTACGTGAAATTCCACCTTCCTCAACTTCcgttgaagaaaaagaagaagtcaAATACTTCGGTGTTATTAACGTTATTGCCGTTGTAATAGCGgtttatttgttaatatttgACATTTCCGCCCCTCATGGACGAATTTTCTCACAAATTTTTGCTGCTATACTTTTAGTCCTGTTAGGTTCACCTTTGTTAATTCCTATTTACCTTATGGTAAAAAAATCTATCCGTGGTAATTCAGAGAACTTAGATGTTGAAGGGAGTAATAATATTGTAGAGCCGTTATTACTGGGGGAAGAAACAGTTAAAAAGGAGGTTGTTGTAGTGGAGGAACATGCGGTGGCAGTTGTGGAGGTGGATGAGGAGAAGGAGCCACTTGTTATTGGAGAAGATCATACTATTTTCGAGGCGATGAGGACTTTGGATTTTTGGATcttgtttgtttcatttctATGTGGAGTGGGAACAGGTTTGACTGTGATGAATAATTTGGGACAAATGGGATTAGCTTTGGGATATGTTGATGTTTCTATTTTCGTCTCACTTACCAGCATTTGGGGATTTTTTGGTCGTATTGTTTCTGGCTCTGTTTCAGAATACTTCATCAA GAAAGCTGCAGTGCCAAGGCCAATATGGAATGCGGCTTCACAGATTCTGATGGCTGTAGGATACATCTTACTGGCAATGGCTATGCCAGGATCACTCTACATTGGCTCGATCGTCGTTGGAATTTGCTATGGTGTTCGTCTAGCTATCTCTGTTCCAACTGCTTCCGAACTCTTTGGTCTCAAATATTATGGTCTCATTTATAATGTCCTAATACTCAACCTTCCACTTGGCTCATTTCTCTTCTCCGGTTTGCTTGCGGGTCTGTTGTATGACTCGCAGGCTACAAAGACAGCTGGTGGTGGCAACACTTGTGTTGGCGCTCACTGCTACAGGCTTGTGTTTATAGTTATGTCTATAGCTTGCATCGTCGGGTTCGCGCTGGATATTTTGCTAACGATTAGAACCAAGAACTTATATGCTAGGATTTATGCAAGCAGGAAAGCAAAGAAGACTAGTACTGTATTGTCTTAA
- the LOC132065137 gene encoding thaumatin-like protein 1 isoform X1, with protein MDLSHFILSLSFAFLILWKGVLGATFTFVNKCEYTVWPGILANAGTPTLQSTGFELPQDSSRAFTAPTGWSGRFWGRTSCSFDGSGSGSCGTGDCGSGQVECNGAGAAPPATLAEFTLGTGGQDFYDVSLVDGYNLPMVVEASGGSGMCATTGCVTDLNRICPSELRSGGGDACRSACEAFNKPEYCCSGAYNTPATCKPSMYSQMFKSACPRSYSYAYDDPTSTFTCSGADYTVTFCPSTPSQKSTKDTTPTTTPPPNVDGTPYGGTGVVDPTTGTGSSTGQMGTGSGTGSSSGQMGTGSGAGFEYGAGTGYGSGSDYGSGSETQPGSGSQAMLADGSYLAGLAMGESTRAFYPTALNLVGSALFATLVSFVFL; from the exons ATGGATCTGTCACACTTCATTCTCAGCTTATCTTTTGCTTTCCTCATTCTATGGAAAg GTGTTTTAGGAGCTACATTTACATTTGTGAACAAATGTGAGTACACAGTATGGCCAGGTATTCTAGCAAATGCAGGTACTCCAACTCTACAAAGCACTGGATTTGAACTTCCACAAGACTCTTCACGTGCATTCACTGCACCCACTGGTTGGTCGGGTCGGTTTTGGGGCCGAACAAGTTGCTCATTTGATGGATCCGGGTCGGGTTCTTGCGGAACCGGTGATTGCGGGTCGGGTCAGGTAGAATGCAATGGTGCTGGAGCTGCTCCACCGGCAACTCTAGCAGAGTTCACATTGGGAACTGGTGGTCAAGATTTTTATGACGTCAGCTTGGTTGATGGGTATAATTTACCCATGGTGGTAGAAGCGTCGGGCGGGTCAG GTATGTGTGCAACTACGGGTTGTGTTACGGATCTTAACCGGATATGTCCATCGGAGCTGAGGAGTGGAGGTGGTGACGCGTGTAGGAGCGCGTGTGAAGCGTTTAACAAGCCAGAGTATTGCTGTAGTGGCGCGTACAATACACCGGCGACCTGTAAACCGTCGATGTACTCGCAGATGTTTAAATCTGCTTGTCCAAGATCTTATAGCTACGCTTATGATGATCCTACCAGCACTTTTACTTGCAGCGGTGCTGATTATACCGTCACATTTTGTCCCTCTACCCCAAG tcaaaaatctacaaaagATACGACACCAACGACAACACCACCACCCAATGTTGATGGGACCCCCTATGGTGGAACAGGAGTTGTGGACCCTACAACAGGAACCGGATCAAGTACAGGCCAAATGGGTACTGGATCAGGAACCGGGTCAAGTTCAGGCCAAATGGGTACTGGATCAGGCGCCGGCTTTGAGTACGGGGCTGGAACAGGATACGGGTCAGGGTCAGATTACGGGTCAGGATCCGAAACACAGCCCGGATCCGGGTCGCAAGCTATGCTAGCAGATGGGTCATATTTAGCTGGATTAGCAATGGGAGAATCCACAAGGGCTTTTTATCCAACAGCTTTGAATTTAGTAGGCAGTGCTTTGTTTGCAACTTTGGTTTCATTTGTTTTCTTGTAG
- the LOC132065137 gene encoding uncharacterized protein LOC132065137 isoform X4: MVVEASGGSGMCATTGCVTDLNRICPSELRSGGGDACRSACEAFNKPEYCCSGAYNTPATCKPSMYSQMFKSACPRSYSYAYDDPTSTFTCSGADYTVTFCPSTPSQKSTKDTTPTTTPPPNVDGTPYGGTGVVDPTTGTGSSTGQMGTGSGTGSSSGQMGTGSGAGFEYGAGTGYGSGSDYGSGSETQPGSGSQAMLADGSYLAGLAMGESTRAFYPTALNLVGSALFATLVSFVFL; encoded by the exons ATGGTCGTAGAAGCGTCGGGCGGGTCAG GTATGTGTGCAACTACGGGTTGTGTTACGGATCTTAACCGGATATGTCCATCGGAGCTGAGGAGTGGAGGTGGTGACGCGTGTAGGAGCGCGTGTGAAGCGTTTAACAAGCCAGAGTATTGCTGTAGTGGCGCGTACAATACACCGGCGACCTGTAAACCGTCGATGTACTCGCAGATGTTTAAATCTGCTTGTCCAAGATCTTATAGCTACGCTTATGATGATCCTACCAGCACTTTTACTTGCAGCGGTGCTGATTATACCGTCACATTTTGTCCCTCTACCCCAAG tcaaaaatctacaaaagATACGACACCAACGACAACACCACCACCCAATGTTGATGGGACCCCCTATGGTGGAACAGGAGTTGTGGACCCTACAACAGGAACCGGATCAAGTACAGGCCAAATGGGTACTGGATCAGGAACCGGGTCAAGTTCAGGCCAAATGGGTACTGGATCAGGCGCCGGCTTTGAGTACGGGGCTGGAACAGGATACGGGTCAGGGTCAGATTACGGGTCAGGATCCGAAACACAGCCCGGATCCGGGTCGCAAGCTATGCTAGCAGATGGGTCATATTTAGCTGGATTAGCAATGGGAGAATCCACAAGGGCTTTTTATCCAACAGCTTTGAATTTAGTAGGCAGTGCTTTGTTTGCAACTTTGGTTTCATTTGTTTTCTTGTAG
- the LOC132065136 gene encoding LOW QUALITY PROTEIN: endo-1,4-beta-xylanase 5 (The sequence of the model RefSeq protein was modified relative to this genomic sequence to represent the inferred CDS: deleted 1 base in 1 codon), with protein sequence MNCQSLLFLFGLFLSIVPCFGVYEGPIYDHSAYTKCKSVPEDALYNGGIMKDYRTIRNQVIQPENNSYNFVLNDLSGDTIYSFSSWVQIVDADSAVIKAILETANGTVKCIGNVIARLGCWSFLKGGFVLDLPSSYAILYFQRSDGGMLNIAISSVSLQPFTYQQWRRNQQDMIDKERKCMTTIHVSDVQGERVTGASIIVEQVSRDFPLGSAITKTILGNPTYQKWFKERFNAAVFEDELKWYSTEPHQGEVNYTIPDQMLKFTRANQIIARGHNIFWEDPQYVPSWVRNLTGPDLQSAVNSRIRSLMNKYKNEFVHWDVDNEMLHYDFYEQRLGTNTSLEFFQTAQQLDPLAKLFMNDYNVVETCNDMNSTVDAYISKLRDLKQGGVFMDGIGLEGHFTVPNPPLIRAVLDKLATLKLPIWLTEIDISKNLDKETQARYLEMVLREGFSHPGVNGIMLWTALHPNGCYQMCLTDNYFNNLPAGDTVDNLLKEWQSGVVHGDTDEHGSFSFSGFLGEYKVTVKFGNRTANSTFSLYTGGETRHLNVRL encoded by the exons ATGAACTGCCAATCTCTGTTGTTCCTATTTGGACTTTTTCTCAGCATAGTTCCCTGCTTTGGTGTTTATG AGGGACCTATTTATGATCATTCTGCATATACTAAG TGTAAATCAGTGCCAGAAGACGCGCTTTACAATGGTGGAATAATGAAGGATTATAGGACAATCAGAAATCAAGTCATTCAACCTGAAAATAATTCCTATAACTTTGTCCTCAATGATCTCTCTGGCGATACCATCTACAGCTTCTCCA GTTGGGTCCAGATAGTTGATGCAGATTCAGCCGTGATAAAGGCAATCCTAGAAACAGCTAATGGTACAGTTAAGTGTATAGGAAATGTCATTGCTAGGCTTGGTTGCTGGTCATTTTTGAAGGGTGGATTTGTTCTTGATCTTCCTTCCTCCTATGCTATACTATATTTCCAG AGATCAGACGGGGGAATGTTAAATATCGCGATTTCTAGTGTTTCATTGCAGCCATTTACTTATCAGCAATGGAGAAGAAACCAACAGGACATGATCGATAAA GAAAGAAAATGCATGACGACTATACACGTATCAGATGTGCAAGGAGAAAGAGTTACAGGAGCATCAATCATAGTAGAGCAAGTTTCTAGAGATTTTCCACTTGGTTCTGCCATCACAAAGACAATTCTTGGAAATCCAACATATCAG AAATGGTTTAAAGAGAGGTTCAATGCCGCGGTTTTTGAAGATGAACTCAAGTGGTATTCAACAGAACCTCACCAAGGAGAAGTGAACTATACAATACCTGATCAAATGCTAAAATTCACTCGAGCGAACCAAATCATAGCCCGAGGCCACAACATATTCTGGGAAGATCCACAATACGTTCCTTCATGGGTTCGAAATCTCACTGGTCCTGACCTTCAATCAGCTGTTAACTCTAGGATACGAAGTTTGATGAACAAATACAAGAATGAGTTCGTTCACTGGGATGTTGACAATGAAATGCTTCATTATGATTTCTATGAACAAAGACTTGGTACCAACACAAGCCTTGAGTTTTTTCAAACAGCACAACAGTTAGACCCTTTAGCAAAATTGTTTATGAATGACTATAATGTTGTGGAGACTTGCAATGACATGAATTCTACAGTTGATGCCTATATTTCCAAATTGAGAGATTTAAAACAAGGTGGAGTATTTATGGATGGAATTGGCCTAGAAGGACATTTTACAGTACCAAATCCTCCACTCATCAGAGCAGTGTTAGACAAATTGGCTACACTTAAACTTCCTATATGGCTTACAGAAATTGATATCAGCAAGAATCTTGATAAAGAAACTCAG GCTAGATATCTAGAGATGGTTTTAAGA GAGGGATTTTCACATCCAGGTGTTAATGGAATAATGCTTTGGACAGCATTACATCCTAATGGATGTTATCAGATGTGTTTGACAGATAACTATTTCAATAATCTCCCTGCTGGGGACACAGTAGATAATTTGCTGAAAGAATGGCAAAGTGGAGTGGTGCACGGTGATACTGATGAACATGGCTCATTTAGCTTTTCTGGTTTTTTAGGTGAGTACAAGGTCACTGTCAAATTTGGCAACAGAACAGCAAATTCAACATTCTCATTATACACAGGTGGTGAAACCAGACACTTAAATGTTCGGTTGTAA
- the LOC132065137 gene encoding thaumatin-like protein 1 isoform X2, protein MDLSHFILSLSFAFLILWKGVLGATFTFVNKCEYTVWPGILANAGTPTLQSTGFELPQDSSRAFTAPTGWSGRFWGRTSCSFDGSGSGSCGTGDCGSGQVECNGAGAAPPATLAEFTLGTGGQDFYDVSLVDGYNLPMVVEASGGSGMCATTGCVTDLNRICPSELRSGGGDACRSACEAFNKPEYCCSGAYNTPATCKPSMYSQMFKSACPRSYSYAYDDPTSTFTCSGADYTVTFCPSTPSQKSTKDTTPTTTPPPNVDGTPYGGTGVVDPTTGTGSSTGQMGTGSGTGSRYGSGSDYGSGSETQPGSGSQAMLADGSYLAGLAMGESTRAFYPTALNLVGSALFATLVSFVFL, encoded by the exons ATGGATCTGTCACACTTCATTCTCAGCTTATCTTTTGCTTTCCTCATTCTATGGAAAg GTGTTTTAGGAGCTACATTTACATTTGTGAACAAATGTGAGTACACAGTATGGCCAGGTATTCTAGCAAATGCAGGTACTCCAACTCTACAAAGCACTGGATTTGAACTTCCACAAGACTCTTCACGTGCATTCACTGCACCCACTGGTTGGTCGGGTCGGTTTTGGGGCCGAACAAGTTGCTCATTTGATGGATCCGGGTCGGGTTCTTGCGGAACCGGTGATTGCGGGTCGGGTCAGGTAGAATGCAATGGTGCTGGAGCTGCTCCACCGGCAACTCTAGCAGAGTTCACATTGGGAACTGGTGGTCAAGATTTTTATGACGTCAGCTTGGTTGATGGGTATAATTTACCCATGGTGGTAGAAGCGTCGGGCGGGTCAG GTATGTGTGCAACTACGGGTTGTGTTACGGATCTTAACCGGATATGTCCATCGGAGCTGAGGAGTGGAGGTGGTGACGCGTGTAGGAGCGCGTGTGAAGCGTTTAACAAGCCAGAGTATTGCTGTAGTGGCGCGTACAATACACCGGCGACCTGTAAACCGTCGATGTACTCGCAGATGTTTAAATCTGCTTGTCCAAGATCTTATAGCTACGCTTATGATGATCCTACCAGCACTTTTACTTGCAGCGGTGCTGATTATACCGTCACATTTTGTCCCTCTACCCCAAG tcaaaaatctacaaaagATACGACACCAACGACAACACCACCACCCAATGTTGATGGGACCCCCTATGGTGGAACAGGAGTTGTGGACCCTACAACAGGAACCGGATCAAGTACAGGCCAAATGGGTACTGGATCAGGAACCGGGTCAA GATACGGGTCAGGGTCAGATTACGGGTCAGGATCCGAAACACAGCCCGGATCCGGGTCGCAAGCTATGCTAGCAGATGGGTCATATTTAGCTGGATTAGCAATGGGAGAATCCACAAGGGCTTTTTATCCAACAGCTTTGAATTTAGTAGGCAGTGCTTTGTTTGCAACTTTGGTTTCATTTGTTTTCTTGTAG
- the LOC132065137 gene encoding thaumatin-like protein 1 isoform X3: protein MDLSHFILSLSFAFLILWKGVLGATFTFVNKCEYTVWPGILANAGTPTLQSTGFELPQDSSRAFTAPTGWSGRFWGRTSCSFDGSGSGSCGTGDCGSGQVECNGAGAAPPATLAEFTLGTGGQDFYDVSLVDGYNLPMVVEASGGSGMCATTGCVTDLNRICPSELRSGGGDACRSACEAFNKPEYCCSGAYNTPATCKPSMYSQMFKSACPRSYSYAYDDPTSTFTCSGADYTVTFCPSTPR, encoded by the exons ATGGATCTGTCACACTTCATTCTCAGCTTATCTTTTGCTTTCCTCATTCTATGGAAAg GTGTTTTAGGAGCTACATTTACATTTGTGAACAAATGTGAGTACACAGTATGGCCAGGTATTCTAGCAAATGCAGGTACTCCAACTCTACAAAGCACTGGATTTGAACTTCCACAAGACTCTTCACGTGCATTCACTGCACCCACTGGTTGGTCGGGTCGGTTTTGGGGCCGAACAAGTTGCTCATTTGATGGATCCGGGTCGGGTTCTTGCGGAACCGGTGATTGCGGGTCGGGTCAGGTAGAATGCAATGGTGCTGGAGCTGCTCCACCGGCAACTCTAGCAGAGTTCACATTGGGAACTGGTGGTCAAGATTTTTATGACGTCAGCTTGGTTGATGGGTATAATTTACCCATGGTGGTAGAAGCGTCGGGCGGGTCAG GTATGTGTGCAACTACGGGTTGTGTTACGGATCTTAACCGGATATGTCCATCGGAGCTGAGGAGTGGAGGTGGTGACGCGTGTAGGAGCGCGTGTGAAGCGTTTAACAAGCCAGAGTATTGCTGTAGTGGCGCGTACAATACACCGGCGACCTGTAAACCGTCGATGTACTCGCAGATGTTTAAATCTGCTTGTCCAAGATCTTATAGCTACGCTTATGATGATCCTACCAGCACTTTTACTTGCAGCGGTGCTGATTATACCGTCACATTTTGTCCCTCTACCCCAAGGTAA